A genomic stretch from Schaalia odontolytica includes:
- the nrdI gene encoding class Ib ribonucleoside-diphosphate reductase assembly flavoprotein NrdI → MGSVVYFSSATGNTRRFVEKLGLPAARIPLLPKDEPLRVTDDYVLVVPTYGGGNLKGAVPKQVIKFLNNPENRALCRGVISSGNTNFGKAYCIAGDIIAAKLGVPHMYKFELLGTPEDVSRVREGLEQFWQKTTPTQA, encoded by the coding sequence ATGGGCAGCGTCGTCTACTTTTCGTCGGCGACGGGTAACACCCGCCGTTTTGTTGAAAAACTCGGCCTTCCGGCGGCGCGAATCCCGTTGCTTCCCAAGGATGAACCCCTGCGCGTGACCGACGACTACGTGCTTGTTGTGCCCACCTATGGTGGCGGCAACCTCAAGGGAGCGGTACCTAAACAGGTCATCAAGTTCCTCAATAACCCCGAGAATCGAGCCCTGTGTAGGGGCGTCATTTCGTCGGGAAACACTAACTTCGGCAAGGCCTACTGCATTGCGGGCGACATCATCGCGGCCAAGCTGGGGGTCCCCCACATGTATAAGTTCGAGCTCCTCGGCACGCCCGAGGACGTCTCCAGAGTTCGCGAAGGACTGGAACAGTTTTGGCAGAAAACTACACCGACACAGGCGTAG
- the nrdH gene encoding glutaredoxin-like protein NrdH, whose protein sequence is MSITVYSKPRCPQCDATYRALDKQGVSYEKIDVTQDAESLAFIKGLGYQQAPVVVAGDDHWSGFRPDRIKAVAAAAASLALQA, encoded by the coding sequence ATGTCGATCACCGTCTACTCCAAGCCCCGCTGCCCCCAGTGCGACGCGACCTACCGCGCCCTCGACAAGCAGGGCGTCTCCTACGAGAAGATTGACGTCACCCAGGACGCGGAATCCCTCGCCTTCATTAAGGGCCTCGGCTACCAGCAGGCCCCCGTTGTCGTGGCCGGCGATGACCACTGGTCCGGCTTCCGTCCCGACCGCATCAAGGCCGTCGCCGCCGCAGCCGCCTCCCTGGCGCTGCAGGCCTGA